From a single Brassica napus cultivar Da-Ae chromosome C9, Da-Ae, whole genome shotgun sequence genomic region:
- the LOC106402587 gene encoding F-box protein At5g51380-like, with protein sequence MTFPKMMSFREKTPRSPKSPLRRRRSSWTSSWLNNSTTSFKQVVSAVMQSQSPRSISKPQTPTDFEFSSNTDRTLSLPDSLLLKILHKLPESQNDDVSLVCKRWLNLQGRRIGTLRVLDLDFLLSGKLLSRFPKLTNVDLSNACIYPSRNSAILLSQKSISFRVSSNWDFVEENLLHSETVDRGLRVLGRGSCDLLRLVVINATEMGLLGLAEQCCDLQELELHKCNDNLLRGIAACENLRALRLVGSVDGLYTSSVSDIGLTILAQGCKRLVKLELSGCEGSFDGIRAIGQCCEFLEDFTVSHHRMDDGWIAALSCFQSLKTLTISSCPKMDSCPGPEELLGSCPALESLQLKRCCLSDKDGVRALFKVCDGATTVLIQDCWGLDDDSFSLAKAFRRVRFLSLEGCSVLTTGSLESVVLRWEELESMRVMSCKNIKDSEISPALSSLFSLLKELTWRPDTRSHLSSRLQGAGIGKRGSKFFKKR encoded by the exons ATGACTTTTCCGAAAATGATGTCATTTCGCGAGAAGACCCCGAGGAGTCCGAAATCGCCGCTGAGAAGGAGACGGTCGAGCTGGACGAGCTCATGGCTCAACAATTCGACAACGTCCTTCAAGCAAGTCGTCTCCGCCGTGATGCAGTCTCAATCCCCAAGATCCATctcaaaaccccaaacccccaCCGACTTCGAATTCTCCTCCAACACCGATCGAACCCTCTCCTTACCCGATTCCCTCCTCCTCAAAATCCTCCACAAGCTTCCCGAATCCCAGAACGACGACGTTTCCCTCGTCTGCAAACGCTGGCTGAATCTCCAGGGACGGCGGATTGGGACTCTAAGAGTTCTCGATTTGGACTTCCTCTTGTCAGGGAAGCTCCTCTCGAGATTCCCCAAGCTCACCAATGTCGATTTGTCTAACGCCTGTATCTACCCGTCCCGAAACTCAGCTATCTTGCTTTCCCAAAAATCGATTTCGTTTCGTGTTTCTTCGAATTGGGACTTCGTTGAGGAGAATCTATTGCACAGCGAAACGGTTGATAGaggtcttagggttttaggaagAGGAAGCTGTGACTTACTCAGACTCGTTGTGATTAACGCTACTGAAATGGGTTTACTCGGTTTAGCTGAACAGTGTTGTGATCTGCAAGAGCTTGAATTGCACAAGTGCAATGATAATCTCTTGCGTGGTATCGCTGCTTGTGAGAATCTGAGAGCCTTGAGGTTGGTGGGAAGTGTAGATGGGCTGTATACTTCTTCTGTTTCTGATATTGGTTTAACGATATTAGCTCAAGGGTGTAAGAGACTTGTGAAGCTTGAGCTTAGTGGCTGTGAAGGTAGCTTTGATGGGATTAGAGCCATTGGGCAGTGTTGTGAATTTCTTGAAGACTTTACCGTTTCTCACCACAGGATGGATGATGGTTGGATAGCTGCGCTTTCTTGCTTTCAGAGTTTGAAGACGCTGACAATATCGTCTTGTCCAAAGATGGATTCTTGTCCTGGACCGGAGGAGTTGCTGGGGTCTTGTCCGGCTCTGGAGAGTTTGCAACTCAAGAGGTGTTGTCTGAGTGATAAAGACGGGGTGAGAGCGTTGTTTAAGGTCTGTGATGGAGCAACGACGGTTCTTATTCAGGATTGCTGGGGTTTGGATGATGATTCTTTCAGTTTGGCTAAAGCTTTCAG GAGGGTGAGGTTTTTGTCTTTGGAAGGATGCTCAGTCCTAACAACAGGCAGTTTAGAGTCCGTGGTTCTGCGCTGGGAAGAGCTCGAGAGCATGAGAGTAATGTCATGTAAGAACATAAAAGACAGCGAGATTTCACCAGCACTCTCATCTTTGTTCTCCCTTCTCAAAGAACTGACTTGGAGACCAGACACAAGGTCTCATCTCTCATCCAGACTCCAAGGTGCTGGAATTGGAAAGAGAGGCAGCAAATTCTTCAAGAAGAGATGA